The following nucleotide sequence is from Pectinophora gossypiella chromosome 17, ilPecGoss1.1, whole genome shotgun sequence.
TTCGCCGATTTGTTGTCTCCTTTTTACCACCTGGAGAAATAATTTCGTCTATTCTTTCGTAATTTCGTCGCTATGTCTGATAATTTACGAAAAAATTGCGTGATTCTAAAAAGTACTCTTTCATTGGTTAGCAGAGAGAGATTGGTAAAAAAGAAGGTTACActatcattataaaaaaaaaaatatttattcataaaaacctAACAAAGTTCGTTgacgagacttcccagtaagtaacagtagtacttgtgttgggaatgactcgcaaccTCCCTTTGGATGGCACAATcggagaataataaaataaaaaccaacttAAAACTAGAAacaagagtgtgtgtgtgtgtgtgtgtgcgtgcgtgcgtgcgtgtgtgtgtgtgagagagctGCTATAAACGCAGCTATACACTATAACTATACACGTTTGATTCCAGAAGAcggtttctatttttttaagttatgcctgtcattttcttatccgccgaaaaggacagggacgagtaatcgacaggcatgaaacttaaggaacacacgtcaactttaagcagaaatttaataacccgacagaattgagttgacagcacacgtcgaacggtttgcatatcagcgggatgcctacttgattcgcccgggttgccCATTCGAATGAATGGAACGAGTGAATACTcgttcatttttttaaattaacataaaaaataataataataataaagtttatttaggtaaaatctacgacacacatatacatttacaacatctgtcaataataggcgtataagaaaattacaggtataatttaaaattaggagttgtctgaaggaatcggagccaatacCTCCTTGTGATGCGTGGTATACCGCCAGGTGACGTCCTGGACGTCATCTCTCGAGCAGGCTAGTACATATGTCAGCTTCTTGCCCCAGCCTATTTCGTACGTCAGTGGCGCGTCCAGCAAACACTCGCAAGGGTCCGCGTGCAACCACGTGTTGCTGTCATAGTCCCATATCTGCGGGGTGAAGATGATAGGTTATTTATTTAGGCTACAATTTTGCAAAATTCATCCCTTAAGGGGATAAAAGTCTACATGTTGCTGTCGTAGATATCATAGGTAAAAGCACCTGCAGCATATCTATAAAAACCGCGTCATAAAAAGATATCGTAGACCTACGGCTTGGATCTGTGGGATGTTGTTTGGTGGGTATTTTATTTAGGGGTCGATTTAGGTACATTCATCGTCCCTAAGGggacgaaaatatttttttgcgttGCGTGCGTGAAACTATCATTAAAGAAATATTGGGCTATTTCGACTACTTACGTGAAGAATTTCAACCATTGTAACTTTTTAACATTTTacatctttttttaattatttactgtgGCTATGGTAGGTGTTGGAACCGACCACTGTATCCGGTAAGGAGTGGGAAATTTTACTTACATTACTTatcttacaatttatttattaattaattaggtaagATAGACCTTGGTTTTACAAACATGCTGTACTAACCTCACACCATACGTGGTCGGTGGTAGACAGCACCATTCTCGTGTCGTAGCCGAGCGCGCGGCAAAACAGCGCGAAGCAGTTGGCCCACTCGCCGCAGCGGCCGCGGCGCGTGCGCAACAACGTGCGCACGTTGTTGTATCGCGGGAACTCTACACTCGACCCGCACTCTGAGCATTTGTATATCTGAAATGTAATACTACTGgttaatgttatgtaaataatcaGCGCGGGTAACAACATAGAGATATTACTACAGTGAAATTTTGAGTCACTTAAACCAGTTTTTCTCAGTTAAATCCCCTTTAGAGTTTAAAATATTAGACTTGGGGAAGTTCATTTTGTCTATCCCCTTAGGGGATGAATTTAGCAAAACCGATATATTTAGAGTTAGAACAGAAGTGGTCGCCGCAATTTTTGAGCCGCATTCGCAACTGGGCCACATTAATGTACCAAATCCTCTATCTTATTACTCTTAGTCAACCTTTCTTTTTCTAGAGGAGAAATGCCTGCCGCATACCCTACCGCCGCGGGGGCAGCGAGAGGGTTATGTCAGGCTCGACCAAAACCCGTCCGTATCACCGCCGTTATGCCAAAGCTACGGGGACGCTTTCGCATTCTTCCGCGGTATGGTATGTCAACCTACCTCAACGCGACACGTCTCGGAGTCAGTGGTGATAGTGGAGTTGCGCACATGCGCAGTGTGCGCGCCGCACGCGTCGCAGTCAGGCGCGTCCACCCACGAGAAGAAGCGGTGCTTGAACCATGACAACAACACCTTCAACAGGGCTATGTCGAATGGCATGTCATGGCCTTTTATCTCACCTGGAATTGATTACATTTGATATGACATTTATTTGATTCTGTCCACAACAAGTATTAAAGAGTGACTTGGTAGCAAGTGATTGTTTTGTGCCCCTCATTTATATTTTGTGCCCTCTACTCTCGGCCCAGAGAGCCtgtttctgttttatttcttatttgtttacatttaagtTGGTTGGTCGGTATAGTGTAAGCgttaaatgtattaagtacctaaaatttGTCTGTCACCTTTTGTTTATACTAAACTATGGTATTTTTTCACCCCTTTTTATCCCCTTAAGGGATGATTTCTGGGATAAAAACCAACTACCCTACTTTTTTTCTGGATTTCAAACTATCGCCATACTGAATGTATTTTCATTTCAAATCAGGTTATGAAAAGGAAATAGATTTACTTTCGAATTTCTGTTATTAGTATGATTAGTGGGCTCCCACAGTACCCCacttttttcattgttttgtttttccttgTTAAATGtacaacaaagaatacattCTCTGCATGATTTTGAAAACGATGGGTTTAGGCCCATGctcgattcgaacctgcaaccttaaAGTGtcaagtcaagcgttcttccaactgagccACCAtggctaaaataaaaaatatatcagtaTGGTTAAATAAATAGTATCTCTAGGCATCATGCCAAGTGCTGACCGGTCTTGATCTTCCGCTGGTGTTCTCGCATCTCATCAAGCGCCATCAGCTGCAGCGTGACGAGAGGCAGCTGTTCCCGAGCCAGTGCTTGCAGCTCCAAGCTCTCGTACTGTAGCACATCATTGAACAACGCTTCCAATTTCAGAAGGATTGGGTTGTTTGTGTTCTGCAATTTGTTTGGTTTTTAGGGTAACCTTGGAACTTAAGAACCAAGAAATAGTGCacatttaaatttataatgtggccattttaccaAACACAAtctgtttattgtaaaaactgATTAATGGACTTAGGCAGTGTCCAATACTTGGATTAATACTTGGATTGGTTTCTAATAAATTCACGGACAACAGGCTTTTGATATTTGAATAGGTACTCAAGctttgagggttgatgaggccggTAACCCACATGATAACTTACCAGTAATCTAGCCGGAGTCAGTTTAATTTGTTTAGCCTGTAATTTAGTGAGAGACTTGACCATACTCTCAGTGCGGTCTACAACTCCATAGCAGAAGTAGATCTTCCTTTCAATCGCCGCTTGAGCCATTCTCAGATTGCTCAGAGTATGCTCCTTCGGATAAGTTAACTCATTTTCTATCTgtgaaaaaatatgaaaataagctaataatgttttattactacttactgtacaAATCGTGACGGACTTATTTACCATGAAATCTTATTTATCAACATAAAGACCTAAATCTATTCATTTATGTAGTAATGCCTACtattatatagttatttattaacTATAATATAATTTCTTATATTGTAATTGTTTGAAAACATGCAAATAAGAGTTGTATCCGTGCATAACGGAAATTACTTAACAACAAATTGATAGAAAAATGCCTCAATAAGAAGTCTCTTCCTCAACTCCTCTCACACACTTACCGATTGAAAGCCAATCGATTTCAAATAATCTACGAAGGCTTCGTACCGCAAAAACTTCTTCAGGTCTTCATTTCTTATTGTTCTCAGTTCGTAGTCATGGGGATTGTCCAAAATATGGTTGATGTAGCGCAACAGTTCGTACagtattttactaaacgtttcCATGTCTCGTACATTCTGCTCGACCAGAGCCAGTCGCGCCATATCCTCCATTTTAAGCTGCAATAACTTTTACACCACTTGATCgatagaaatgttaaaaatttagttttatttacgttCTATTGATAAAATTAATCATCATGTTATCAGCACTTGTCAAATTTTGATTTGTCATCGAACCGGCTCAGTTCTGAAATTTAACGTAATGAAAAAGATCAATAACCaaattatgtacaaaataaataattaaaattagataTCCATTTTAATCAAACAAATGACCTAttcaacacaaaaaaatattcaggcGTAAACTTACTACTATTTTTGAAACACTCCGcgtcaatattattttattcaagtcGGTATTATTTATAAACGAAATATACGTTTATGTTGACAGTTACAAGTTGTGAACCTGAACCAAAGTCAATGAATATACTGGTATTAATTTCCGGTTCTGAAATATTTTCGTATGTTTTCGATCACTATTCTTATCTTGATTGAtaatttactttataaataattaaactatACAAACAAATTTACGTTTCTCTAATCATCATGCTTGTAGAAGAATATCCCCCAGGGTCGCGCGTTACCATAGCTTTTGAAtttcataaacaaataaaactgCTTTTCTTGTTTATTATCTCTGCTAGATATTATGCGAAAACACACTCTTAACTCTGAAAAACTCTTTGATAATGGTATGTGCAAATTGTGCAATATTTTAACTTAGACTGAGCCCCATAGGCCTTTGTACGAAAAGGCAAATGAACTTTATTCGGAGCGAATTTATTAATAACAGAGTATACATGCATTGTATTACAGAATTGGGGCGTGGATCACGGAATTGGCTTCTTCATGCCCGCTACGTGCGGGGTGAGCACGCATTATGTTTAGAGCTTGCTGACGAACTTCAAAAGAAAACGGataacacacacagatacgctcATTTTATTAAGGTAACACGGGCGTCCTGCGGACACTTACTTTTAAGTTTAAGACTTTTTAAAAGGTCGTTTTTTTTAGAGAGTTATGTACGAAGTTTTCGAAAAATTACGAGGTTTACAAAGGCGAGTTCCGATAAGTTTAAGACTTATCGTAACTCCCGTTAACTTCGTATTTAACTctccaataaaaaagaaacgcgCGATAATTCTTTTCAGACTAAAGCCGGTCTTTATTTATTaggatacctattttattagaTTATCTTTCATCTATTGTATGACGATGTGTGACGATTGGGTTTATTCCTCGTTCGTCctgaagttttgtcccacattccaaaaaattctTAGTTCGTCCCATATCAATTTCGAAGTCTTGCTTCGTcccaaattataagtaggtactttaaaggtatagtcaacaaaaaagaatacttacttacttatttttttaaagttaaataccaataaaacaagtcttatcgttaaaatataaatcactttttttattcagtatcacattcaaaatcacagaaatgttatgttataataattttaaataaatacagaacagTCAGATCTATGAGAAACAATAATTaggcaatatttacaattaaaaatataaaaaaaaatatttattaagttttattataataaaataatacgagtaatatttaaaataataggtacgAGTAATCCTTTTTTGCTGACTGTACAATATAGTAAGtttggcatataaaaaaaacatgggccgtataaggaatacaaaatgggacgaagtaggaataaaatatttaaaattatattttgggacgAAGGAAGAATATTGATCGGGACGACATAggaattttttatgtgggacaaaactcagtgggacaaacgaagaataaatcGACGATTGTGAACaatacaaaataagtatttattataggGATCGGTGTTAGCGGATGCCGGTCGTTTGCAAGAAGCGTTGGAGAGGTTCCACAACTGCATCCGGCTGCAGCCACAGGATCCGGAACCATTGAAACAGGTCGCCAAGTGTCTGTAAGTATGCGTCAATAGGTCCAGAATGAGCAACTTGCGCAGGTATCGCCATTGTAtcgagtaaaaaaaaatgtattggaATTTGAACAGCTGCCGCCATGCCTACTTCTAGGATCAAATTCTACTTGCATTCGATAAGATGGTGTGCATAATTTCCCAAACAGGATATTCCTTTTTCTTCGCAAGAAAAATGTATCGAGAGAATAAGTACTATCAATACATTTTAGAATTTCGATGtgacatttttttatgtaaacagGTTCAAACAAGGTCGATTCCAACTCTCACTCGAAGCTTACTTGGAGGCTGATAAATTGACAAAGCACCCTGATCCGGACATCTACTGTGCATtgggtaaataattaaatattcacATAACACGACCGACAAGTACAATATCTAGGCTACGTCATGGCAAGAGTGAATGAGCACTTTCtaggtaataggtaggtatgcaTGTTCTATCCTCGGTCACATCGTCACTTccatcaggtgaaattgtggtcaaatgcttgcATATCTCCACATAGACATCTCCCTCGCACCTTCAAACGCCTACAAACCTCTTGTATTTTAGCCACCTTCTTTGACCTTATTAAACACATTTTTGTCACTAATTCCTACGATATCGATAGTTCCGTCACTAGAATAACAAACTTCGACTACTCCATTGCATTGGGTTGGCTACCGAACAGGCTAATAATTCTACTGATCCGCAGTAGAGCATCATGatgtggcggagtatgctccatacacctaCGGTTGATTAAGGAGAAACCTGTGCATGAATATATGCAGTTTATGTGTTAATATATCTTCCCTTCCAATCTTCCGGTCTCTGCTTGATTTTTCATCAGTGGTCGAATATGTTCAAAAAGCTatatcacagatcatataatatattgtattaaaGCGGAATGCGCATGGAAACTGGGTTCTGTGGAGCGTGGTGTGGAGTGGGCCCGATCCGCCTGGCAAGCCGGGGGCGGGGAGCGCGCGGCGTCGCTGTTAGCACGCTTACTACTGGCCGCCGGGGACCGCGCCGCCGCTCTCGCGGCTTACGACCAGGCCCTCACGTAAGCAGATCTTGTAGACATCGCATATTACCGTCTCCATTATTTATCAAACGTATCTTATTAATGCCCACCGAACGAACGATGCCTAATACAGGgatggaaagagaaggggaagGCCATTACGCAGCAGTGGACATCAATTATTACCCCTATGTAAGTTAGtttagtacaattagtgattatatttcaataagaattagatctgttaGATCTTTAGAttaatatttcgtgtgtgcgttaacttctaatgtgatgtcattataatgtatatatatgtaatccgtgtctgtggtgtcctaaataataaatgtttctttctttctttctttctttctttctttctttctatctgTTAAAAAACGTAGCaaagtgatgtatcagtcgatattaggtcgatcgattctatGTACATACATGCCGTCTTGGAATAAATCTATTTTGGTCCATCGATCCCTACCCCTTCCAAGAATTGCGTACATGAATATTATTTTCGGTAATAGGTACGAAATAGTTTCCcagtaagtatttaaactttTGCTACTGTACAGCGCGCACGCATGCGGCGCGGATACGCTAGCAGCGGCAGGAGCGCTGCGCCTGCGCGCCGGCGACCCTCGACGAGCTTTCCAGCTGCTGGGGGCGGCCCTGGCGCAGCAACCGACACAGCACGCCGCGGCCCTGGCTTTAGCAGCCATGATGCTCCAACATAAAGACACTGATGCGGCCCTGGCGAGACTCAAAGCGGCCTTGGCAGCGCATCCAACTTGTGTCGCCGCTCACACGAATCTGGGACTAGCTTTGTTGGCGAAGAAGAAGTATATAGCTGTgagatgtttatttaatttcttgCTAGCTCCAATAGTTTTTAAGTGACTTTAGTAATTGCTAGATTTTAAGACTTCTATCCGGGTCCTTCAGATACAGCCCCTAGTCGTAAATACTTCAGCTCGAATGAGGATTACGATGGCTTGATTCGTGTTCACGTTCACGTTCTTTATTCATTCTGCTAATAATGGCTTATTGAAAAACGTCGTCGTTTGAAAGAgcacaaaaaatacaataaatattattaaatgtgCGCAGGCACTGACCTGCCTCCAGCGCGCAGTATGGACGGCGCCGTTGAGCGCTCGCGCAGCGCACAACCTGGGTTTAGCACTACTCATGTGCAAGCGGCCCACTTCCGCCTTCTGCCGCTTCGCTGCCGCCGCAGCCGCGCAGCCCACGCAGCCTTACACCGTAACACTTATTTCTATCTAAGCAATTTTAGTATTCAAACACCATTTACTTAACATCTTTTCTTGTGTCGGCGTGACGAGTACAAGAGAAccagagagaaagagagagagagagagagacatggCCGCCAGAAAAAACAAACttcttacaca
It contains:
- the LOC126374166 gene encoding peptide-N(4)-(N-acetyl-beta-glucosaminyl)asparagine amidase isoform X2, with the protein product MEDMARLALVEQNVRDMETFSKILYELLRYINHILDNPHDYELRTIRNEDLKKFLRYEAFVDYLKSIGFQSIENELTYPKEHTLSNLRMAQAAIERKIYFCYGVVDRTESMVKSLTKLQAKQIKLTPARLLNTNNPILLKLEALFNDVLQYESLELQALAREQLPLVTLQLMALDEMREHQRKIKTGEIKGHDMPFDIALLKVLLSWFKHRFFSWVDAPDCDACGAHTAHVRNSTITTDSETCRVEIYKCSECGSSVEFPRYNNVRTLLRTRRGRCGEWANCFALFCRALGYDTRMVLSTTDHVWCEIWDYDSNTWLHADPCECLLDAPLTYEIGWGKKLTYVLACSRDDVQDVTWRYTTHHKEVVKRRQQIGEEELMSAILSLRAHRQRQVSEPRRRYLAKRCLEELAQFLTERKPGSWEVHGRISGSAAWRTQRGEMRARGHVFTFSSPGDKRITYCAVTDRYEVEGGDEKEIVGWAAGAYSAQHMFRMVEKDWKMVYLAREEGSELGVISWVVEAGGGCCCSRLAVRAAAACWHDAHVSWTLQLDQDQPAPVDFSESWTEVCGRFVRAVITARLRGGRGGAAWQHAQLFRAPLAAPRAALHLALTVRRD
- the LOC126374166 gene encoding peptide-N(4)-(N-acetyl-beta-glucosaminyl)asparagine amidase isoform X1, with amino-acid sequence MEDMARLALVEQNVRDMETFSKILYELLRYINHILDNPHDYELRTIRNEDLKKFLRYEAFVDYLKSIGFQSIENELTYPKEHTLSNLRMAQAAIERKIYFCYGVVDRTESMVKSLTKLQAKQIKLTPARLLNTNNPILLKLEALFNDVLQYESLELQALAREQLPLVTLQLMALDEMREHQRKIKTGEIKGHDMPFDIALLKVLLSWFKHRFFSWVDAPDCDACGAHTAHVRNSTITTDSETCRVEIYKCSECGSSVEFPRYNNVRTLLRTRRGRCGEWANCFALFCRALGYDTRMVLSTTDHVWCEIWDYDSNTWLHADPCECLLDAPLTYEIGWGKKLTYVLACSRDDVQDVTWRYTTHHKEVVKRRQQIGEEELMSAILSLRAHRQRQVSEPRRRYLAKRCLEELAQFLTESWAVSRKPGSWEVHGRISGSAAWRTQRGEMRARGHVFTFSSPGDKRITYCAVTDRYEVEGGDEKEIVGWAAGAYSAQHMFRMVEKDWKMVYLAREEGSELGVISWVVEAGGGCCCSRLAVRAAAACWHDAHVSWTLQLDQDQPAPVDFSESWTEVCGRFVRAVITARLRGGRGGAAWQHAQLFRAPLAAPRAALHLALTVRRD
- the LOC126374639 gene encoding Bardet-Biedl syndrome 4 protein homolog; amino-acid sequence: MRKHTLNSEKLFDNELGRGSRNWLLHARYVRGEHALCLELADELQKKTDNTHRYAHFIKGSVLADAGRLQEALERFHNCIRLQPQDPEPLKQVAKCLFKQGRFQLSLEAYLEADKLTKHPDPDIYCALAECAWKLGSVERGVEWARSAWQAGGGERAASLLARLLLAAGDRAAALAAYDQALTAHACGADTLAAAGALRLRAGDPRRAFQLLGAALAQQPTQHAAALALAAMMLQHKDTDAALARLKAALAAHPTCVAAHTNLGLALLAKKKYIAALTCLQRAVWTAPLSARAAHNLGLALLMCKRPTSAFCRFAAAAAAQPTQPYTVLLIGVALERLGDARADAAYARAAELAPQDALVRLNLAGRHARAGRLVAAATDAEHTAGLLDPERPDPQLSSSLATLLGLLRDAGLELSKLPETFNTEGSAVTERSNNEEQNFEPDELAEAANDKPERTASLVVLPPIILGYDDLYDDVKTTPTEASTAQTKMRAQSAEKTFPANLEKDVINSILLQYLKNNLRQASKINSTAAPTTTTNTTTKQPKDDHLEDHKLDHLEIHRDVQHPGLIRQLIQAGNIPLMAKGHVKEPNDDEALHFQGKFVLPDKLFDCPCGNHGLKEGNNTRSRHEGKVYEIKENTSYHARRGRDSKT